CTCCTGGACCTCGGCAGCATACATCCCGCCTGTCTGCAGGCAGATTGCCGCCGCTTCTTCCCATTCTGCTCTCCAGCGCCCCTGCCGGAATTCAGAGCCGGGCTCAATCCAATCACCTTCATAATTCAGCACACACCAGTTCCAGGTCTTCGCGAAGGAGGGGACTCCCTGTCCCTGCCATTCCCTGAAACTCTCGGCAATCAAGCTGGCAGCGTAGGGGAAATCGTGAGACACGATATCCGTCTCCTTCAGCCAGGCGGCGGGATCTTCATACTCTCCGCCCGATTGCCTCATGTCCTGTAACAGCATACGGCCGTCCCGATCCTTATGGCCGTATGCCTCCTGCTCTGACATAAAGAGGACCTCCTTTGCATCTTCAATCAGGCCAGACCGGAGCAGCCTCCTGATTCTATTGTAGAGACATTACCAATTCAGCGTAATTATAGTCAGGATATTTTGAAATCACAGTTTTCCGATAACATCCAATTAGTTATATTTTACTCCCTTTCTTGAGGTATTGCATTATATTTTCCGCAAAACCGGGATTTTTTTTAGGACCAAAGAACTAACGACAAAGATAGACAAAAACTCTTTTAAGTTGCGCTTGACTTTGCCTGTCATTTTCATATAATATTTATTGTTGAACAAGACTGTAACAAGTCTTATTGGGCGTAACGTTGTGTCACCCTCTACGCATTTCGTTACTGTCAGGGCAGCGGCTGAACTTCCCTCGGCAGTGTGAAACCATTTAACGCTTTCACGGATACGAATTGCGGCGCAAATAGGCCCTACAATACATTTTTTCATTAAAAGGAGTCTACTATAATATGGCACGTTACACCGGACCTAAATTCAAACTCAGCCGCCGTCTGGGCATTTCCCTTAGCGGTACAGGCAAAGACCTGAAACGCCCTTTCCCACCAGGACAGCACGGCGCTAACCAACGCAGAAAAGTAAGTAACTACGGAATGCAGCTTTTGGAAAAACAAAAACTGCGCCACATGTACGGCCTGGGCGAAAAGCAGTTTAAAACTCTTTTCACTAAGGCACAAAAGCTTCAGGGTATTGCGGGCGAAAACTTCATGTTCCTGCTCGAAAGCCGCCTGGACAACCTGGTTTACCGTCTTGGATTCGCTAACTCCCGTGCAGGCGCACGCCAGTTGGTATCCCATGGCCACGTAACCGTTAACGGCAAAAAAGTCGACATCGCTTCTTTCCGTGTAAGCATTGGCGACGTTATCGGACTCCGCGAAAGAAGCCGCGCTATGACTTCGATCAAAGAAGCTCTCGAGAACCGCAACCATCTTCCGGCTTACCTGGAATATGCTGACGGATCGTTCGAAGGCAAATACATCCGTTTGCCTGAACGTGCTGAGCTGTCCCAGGATATTGATGAGAAGCAAATCGTCGAGTTCTATAACCGTTAAGATTCGCTTACAGCGGAATCTGATCAAAGCTCCCGGATTTCTATCCGGGAGCTTTTTTTATGATAAGAAGCTGAAGTCCCCACTTTGTGGGGATCTTAAAAATCCTCTCCGGCAGAAGCGCATTCAAAATCGCCAAATTGTGCTATAATAGTTCCGTTAAAAGGAGGATTATCGTCGATGGTTGAGGAGAAGAAAAAGAAGACCGCAAAACAGCGTCCACCGCGCAGATCCTGGCTCCGCAGGTTCGGTTCAGTTGTGAAGTGGATGTTCATACTCGGTATACTCGGCTGCCTGTTCGCCGGCGGCGCTGTAGCCGGCTACGTCACTTCAATAGTGAAGGACGATCCGGTCCGGCCCGAAGAACTAATCCAGCAGCAGGTTGGGCTGAACGCCATTACCGGCTTTGCCTATTTCAGTGACGGACAGCCGATCGGCCAGCTCCGCACAGAAGAAGACCGCAGACTTATTGAATTCAACGATATTCCGCAGCTTGTGATTGATGCCGTTCTCGCTATAGAGGACAATAATTTCTACAATCATAAAGGGGTGGATTTCAGCGGCACCCTGCGGGCCGTCAAGCAAAAGGTACTGAACGAATCCGTTCAGACCGGGGGCAGTACCCTGACCCAGCAGCTTGCACGGCGCGTGTTCCTGAACCTGGACCGCACAGAAGACCGCAAGGTGAAGGAAATCCTGCTGTCCCTGCGGCTGGAACGCTTCTTGTCCAAACAGGAGATTTTAACGGCTTATTTAAATAAGGTTCCTTTCGGGAACGGTTCCAACGGCTATAATGTATTCGGTATCAAAGCTGCCGCCAAAGGCATCTTCGGCCTGGATGATCTGGAGAAGCTGAACGTGGCCCAGGCGGCGTATCTCGCCGGCTTGCCGCAGCTCCCCTCCAAGTATTCCGCGTTCAACGGCGTAGGCGAATTCAACGAGACGGCCTTCGGCCGGGCGATGGACCGCCAGAAGCTGGTCCTACGGCGGATGCTGGAGGAGAACAAAATCACCACTTCCCAGTACGACGAGGCGCTGCTCTTTGACATCAAGAGCTCTCTTGCACCGCATACCAAGAAGGCCTATGCCACCTTCCCTTATCTCATGATGGAGACCGAACGCAAAGCGTCCGAGATCCTGCTGAAGCTGAACCAGGGTACGGCAGACAAGGCGGCCGCTGCGGCCGATTCCGCCCAGCTTCTGGAGGAAGCCCGCCAGCAGCTGATGACCGGCGGTTACCGGGTGTACACCACCATAGACAAGAAAGTGTACAGCGCGATGCACAGCATCTCGGATGACAGCAGTAATTTCACCAAGGACAGCAAGGCCAGAGGCAAAGAACAGACGGCCGGTATGATGATCAACAATAAGACGGGCGCGATTCTCGGCATGATTGAAGGGCGCGATTTCAACATCGAGCAGATGAACTACGCTACCCAGATGGTCCGCCAGCCCGGCTCCACCATGAAGCCGATTGCAGCGTACCTGCCTGCCCTGGATGCAGGGCTCATTCAGCCTGCCGGCATTCTGGATGATGCGCCGATTGTCATGAAGGACGGAGGCAAAGGCTACCACATTCCCAAGAATGCCAACAACCGTTATCAGGGTCTGGTTACCGCCCGATATGCCCTGAACAAATCCCTGAACCTTCCGGCCTTGAAGCTGTTCAATGACAAGGTGGGCATTGAGAAGGCCTGGGCCTTCTCCAAGAAGCTGGGGATTACCACCATCCAAGACAATGACTATAGCGCTCAGACCGGGGTTATCGGGGGTCTGAAGTACGGGGTATCCGTGGAAGAGCTGACCAATGCTTACTCCTCCATCGGTAACGGCGGTGCCTTCAATGATGCTTATATGATCGAGAAGATCGTAGACAGTCAGGGTAAAATCGTCTACCAGCATAAAGTTAACCCGGAGCAGGTCTTCTCCAAGCAGACCGCTTATCTGATGACGGATATGCTGCGCACCGTAATTACTGACGGAACAGCAACTACAGTGAAGAGGAACTACAAGCATTTCAAGGAAGTTCCGATTGTCGGCAAAACCGGTTCCACCCAGAACTATGGGGATGTCTGGTTCATGGGCTATTCCCCGGATGTCACCCTTGGAATTTGGGTGGGCTACAAAGAGCAGGTCAATACCCTTCAGGGGGATACCCAGAAGCGCCAGGCGCAGACTCTGTGGACCAAGGTAATGAATACAGTGATTGATAAACGTCCCGAGCTGTTCACCACGAAGGAATTCGCCCAGCCGGAGGGCATCGTCAAGGCGACAGTCTCGGCATACAGCGGCAAGAAGCCTTCCAAGCTGACGGACAGATTCACAACGGACCTGTTCAACGCGAAGTTTGTTCCCAAGGAGAGCGACGACGGAATCTCCAATGCTAAATATATCACTTATAACGGGGTGAACTACATCCCTCTGGAAGGAACTCCTGAGGATTTCCTGAAGGAGAAGATCGTAGTCAAGCGCGAGAAGCCGATTCAGGAGCTGGTCAAAGAGCTGCTGGCCGCCTTCCCGGCAATGAAATCACATGAATCCCTGGCGTACTACATGCCGCAGGATGCCAAGACCGACTATCCGACCGAGGTCGATCCGCGGGTCGATGACGGAAACGGGCCAAGTGCCCCCGGTGAAGTCATGGTTTCCTACAGTACAGGCAAGGCTGTAGTTACGTTCACTCCAAGCGGTTCGCCTGATGTTGTCGGCTACCGCCTCTACCGTTCCCTGAACGGCGGGTCTTTCCAGAAGCAGGCCGTTCTCGCGGCTGGAGAGAGTACCGTCTTCAGGCCGGGGACTCCGGCAGGCGCTAATGCTACCTTCTATGTGGCTGCTGTAGACGTAGCCGGACATGAGACTGCTTCCGGCAGTGTGGCTGGCGGCATTAAGCCGACACCGGAGCCTACGCCTACTCCGGAACAGACCCCAGGCGCTGAACCGACACCGGACGCCGGAATCATTCCGGACAGTACTGAGGACCCTGGCATGATCATTATTCAGCCGCCTGCCGTTGATGATTCAACTCCTTTAGGCGGTACCAACGCAGCGGGCGGAACCAGCGGCGGGAATGCCGCCGGGAATACCGGCGGGAAGCCTGCAGGCAATGCCAGCGGCAATGCCGGAGGCAGTACCGCCACTAACGCTACAGGCAACTCCGGACGTTAAGCTAGGCAGACGGACTTCAGTTTAAGCTTCAAAAGCCCGTTCCCCGGAATAAGGGGAACGGGCTTTTTTTAAATATAAGAATGTATATGTTTCACACTGTACATTATCCTTCTATTTCTCGCCGAAACGGTACCGTCCTTTAATAGGACGCCAAAGACGTTTCCACTTGTAATTCTGCCTAGTCTTCAATGGTAGATAAATCGCCTGCCGGCAGATGCAGCTCCCAGGCCTTCAGTACACGGCGCATAATTTTACCGGAACGGGTCTTGGGCAGCTTATCCTTGAACTCGATTTCACGCGGTGCTGCATGGGCAGACAGGCCTGCTTTGACAAATGCCGCAATCTCTTCCTTCAGTTCAGCGGTTGGACTGTATCCATCCCGCAGCGAGATGAAAGCCTTGATAATCTCTCCGCGCATGACATCCGGCTTGCCGATTACTCCCGCCTCTGCCACAGCCGGATGCTCCACCAGCTTGCTCTCGACCTCGAAGGGCCCGATCCGCTCCCCGGAGGAATTGATCACATCATCAATCCGGCCCTGGAACCAGAAATAGCCGTCTGCATCCATGTAAGCCGAATCCCCCGAGATATACCATCCGGGAATCCGGAAGTATTCCTCGTACTTAGCCTGGTTATTCCACACCTTGGCCATCATGGAAGGCCAGGGGGTGCGGATGGCCAGATTGCCCATGGAATACGGCGGCAGTACGTTGCCACGGTCATCAAGGATAGCTGCTTCAATCCCCGGCAGCGGCCGGCCCATGGAGCCAGGCTTGATGTCCATTCCGGGATAGTTGCAGATGAGCTGCGCTCCCGTCTCGGTCATCCACCACGTATCATGAATCCGCTGCTGATAGATTTTGTCGCCCCACCGCACAACCTCCGGGTTCAGCGGCTCGCCTACAGACAGTACATGACGCAGACTGCTTAGATCGATCCCCTCCAGAGTCTCCTTGCCAGCTCCCATCAGCATGCGGAACGCCGTAGGCGCACTATACCATACGCTCACCCCGAAGCGCTCAATCGTCTTATACCAATCCAGCGGACTGAATCGGCCTCCCCGGACTACATTGGCTACTCCATTCAGCCAAGGGGCAAATATCCCATAAGAGGTTCCGGTCACCCAACCCGGATCGGCCGTGCACCAGTATACATCGTCCGGCCGCAGATCCAGAACTACCTTGCCTGTATAATAGTGCTGGATCATGGCTCTCTGCACATGGTAGATGCCTTTGGGCTTTCCTGTTGAACCGGAGGTATAATGCATAATCAGACCATCCTCCAGGCTAAGCCATTCCGGTTCCAGCTCGGCAGACGCTTCAGCCATTTCCGCTTCATAGTTCAGCAGCCCTGAATCTTCAGCAGCAGAAGCTCCTACCACAAAGATATGGCGCAGTCCAGGAAGCTGCTCCCGCTTCACCCGTTGCAGCAGCTCAGGTGTGGTTACTAGCGCCACCGCTCCGCTATCCTCCAGACGGTCCTTGACCGCCGTCTCCATGAACGCCTCGAACAGCGGGCCTGCCACTGCTCCCGTCTTCAGAATGCCGAGCAGGCTAAAATACAGCTCCGGGGTACGCGGCATGAAGATGAACACCCTGTCTCCTTTGCCGATTCCGTATTTGCGCAGTACATTACCGAACTTATTCGACCGTTCCCGTAAGTCGGCGAAGGTGTACCGCTCCTCACGCACCGCATCGCTGTAGATCAGTGCTGTAGCAGCCCCCCGCCCCTCCTCGACATGACGGTCTATCGCTTCATGTGCCATATTCACCTTGCCGGTCCCATGCCAGGAGAAGCTGCGCTCGACATCCTCCCACCGGAATTCCTCAACTGCCCGGGAATAATCCTCCATATTCGAATGCTGCACCCGGCCCGGTAAAATTTCGCCTTGAACTTGCCCCATTACTCTTGCCTCCCCTACTGGTTTGCTTTAAGCTTTAAGGGTACCCTCTAATTCTATTAATTCCGTCAATGCTCTAAATGTGAATATTCCGTGTCGGAATCAGTATATCACAGGAAGCGGTTACATTCCATATTATAGTGAACTGGAAGGGAGCCCAAGCATGGAGCACCATAAAATCCCTGTATCCCATACCATAGAGCATCAAGGCCGGCTGATTTCTGTCCGTGGACCCTTAACTCCCGAAACGCTTCAGACCTTAAGCATGCACCGCGATCTGGACGCCTTCCGTAAGCCGCAGGAGCAGTTTGAAGCCTTGATCGAGATATCCGGCTTACCTGAAGGGCGTATCGTGGCAGCAGTGGTCTCAGACGTTATCGTGGGCTATGTTACTTTTCATTACCCGGATGAACTGGAGTTATGGTCGCAGGGCGGGATGGAGGATCTGATTGAACTGGGAGCCATCGAAGTAGCTGACGAGTATCGCGGAAGCGGCCTTGCGAAGCTGCTGGTTTCAAGCGCTTTTGAAGAGGGACAGCTGGAGAACTGCATTGTATTCACTACCGAATATTATTGGCACTGGGACCTCAAGGGGAGCGGCCTTAGTGTATGGGAGTACCGCCAGATGATGGAGAAGCTGATGAAGACGGTAGATATGGTGTGGTATGCCACCGATGACCCGGAGATCTGCTCGCATCCGGCCAATTGCCTTATGGTGCGTATGGGCCGGGATGTGCCGCTGTCCTCCCGCGAGACCTTCGACCGGGTGCGCTTCAGACAGCGGTTTATGTATTAATTCAGGCGGCCTGCCTGCAGGTTACATAACCTTAAGCATATGCTCCAGAATGGCATGCGAATGCTGCGAGGCCGTTACGGTGAACTCACTGTAATTCATATGGGCTGAGCCGTCTGCTTTGTCTGACATGGAACGTACGATTACAAAAGGGACCCCGTTCATATAGCAGACCTGGGCGACCGCCGCGCCCTCCATCTCTGCGCAGGCCCCGCCCAGCTGCTCACGCAGCTTAGCTACGGACGCCCTGCTGGCAATGAATTGATCCCCGGACAGCACGATGCCTGTTACAGACTTCTGCCCCAGCTCTTGACAGGCCTCTTCTGCTAACTTCACCAGTAGCGGATCTGCCTGGAAGACAGAGATCTCCTGATACGGAATCACCCCTCTGGCATAGCCAAGCGCTGTAACATCCATATCATGCTGAATGCAGGAGGATGAAATAACAATATCCCCGATGTTCAGCTCAGGATGCAGCGCTCCTGCTACTCCTGTGAACAGCACCTGCTCAACGTCGAAGCTGTCCAGCAGAATCTGGGTAGTTACGGCGGCGTTCACCTTCCCTACCCCTGATTTGCAGACCACGGCTGCCTTCCCGAACACTGTCCCTGCATAAAAGGTAATTCCGGCCTTCACTGTGGTCTGCCGATTCTCCATCTTTTCCAGCAGCAGCTTGATTTCTTCATCCATTGCACCAATCAGACCCAGAACACCGCTCATTTCATATCCCCCTTGAACTTTATGCCCGCAAACATAAAAAGCTCCCGAAGGAGCTTCTTATGAAACCTATATTCACGAGCTAAACATACTAATTTTATTTGTTGACATGGTTGACAGATAGACGAAGAATGGTCTCATGCGGCAAAATAACCCGCGGATTCTCAACCGTCTCCTTCTTCATCAGCTTCGTCAGCAGTCTCATCGCTACAGCACCGAGATCATACATGGGCTGTGCTACAGTAGTGAGGAGCGGACGAACCATCGAAGCCATCCGGATGTTGTCTACACTGATAATCGAGAAGTCATCCGGCACCTTGAGGCCTTCATCCTGGATGCTGTGAATGGCGCCAATCGCCATCTCATCAGTAGCGGCAAAGATAGCCGTCGGCTTCTTCTTCAGACCCAGGAAGTACTTCATAGCTTCGACACCGGATTCGTAACGATAGTTACCGATGCGTACCAGATCCTCCTGATACTCGATACCTGCCGCCTCCAGCGCCTTCTTGTAGCCGTGGAACCGGGCATACCCGTTCGCAGGGTCCTGCAGTGTGCCGCTGATCATGGCGATCTCACGGTGTCCATGGCGGATCAGCGTATTCACTGCATCAAATGCAGCCGTCTCGTGGTCGATATCCACGGATGGATACGTCCCCTTCTCATCGCGGGTCGCACAGAGCACGATAGGCACAGCAGAGGTCTGGAACGCCTGAATATGCTCTTCCGTAACGGTTCCGCCCATGAACAGCAGCCCGTCCACCTGCTTCTCAAGCAGTGTGTTAATGACACGAATCTCTTTCTCTTTGCGCTTGTCAGCGTTGCAGAGAATAATGTTGTAATGATACATATTGGCAATATCTTCAATCCCGCGTGCAATTTCCGCAAAAATCGAGTTTGAGATATCAGGGATAACAACCCCTACGGTTGTCGTTTTCTTGCTGGCGAGACCTCTCGCCACAGCATTCGGACGATAGCCCAAACGCTCAATCGCTTCAAAAACCTTCTTCCGGGTCTGCGGTTTCACGTTGGGGTTATTATTCACAACCCGTGATACCGTAGCCATAGATACGCCTGCTTCTCGAGCTACATCGTAAATGGTTACCGTCAAATTACTCTCTCCATTGCGATAAATTTTATCGTTCGACTAATTAAAATTATGATACGACACTTTGTACAATTGTGCAATGATAACGCTTCATTTTCCTTTCAAAATTTCTTTCAAAGGTTGAAACGCCAGTTCTGGCGCGGCTTTAACGCCTTCCGCCAATTCCTGATTCTCCAATAGCTTCCAGTTGAAAGCCCTTAAAATTTCAATAATTCCGTATGCTTTCTCTATCGTATCAAAAAGCGCGTGAAAAATCCAACATTCGCTGAAAGTTTTTCATTGTTTTTGCAGACTTTTTTTCAAAATGTCAAAAAATGCTCTTTATTTGGCACTTTCTGCCGATTGGGCAGTCAACTGGGAGAGCCGCAGACCGATCTCTTCCATCCACTTCTTGTCGGACAGATCCGCCGCCGTGCGGTATACATCCAGCAGCAGATCAATCCGGCTCTGCATAGCCTTGCGGATAGCCTCCTCCAGTTCCGGCAAGCCGCCGGCAAACAAGCCCGCAGAAAGCGTATCCTTCAGCACACTGGCCCACTCATTGCGGTCCGCAAAGGACAGATGCAGCTTGCCCGCAGGGCGCTCTCCAAGCTCCCGGATCAGCAGACCCAGGTCACGCTTAATCGCCGTCAAGGGCTCATAGCGGGCGCATTGCCCGCAGGTATATACAGGGACATGAGTAATTTTGATCTTCGCACTATAAATTAGCGTATGCATATGTATGGTCATGACCCCGCCGCAGCCGCAAGACTTCTTCATTAATTGTTCCTTATACATCTCCCACACCTCAGAATGATCTTTTAAAAACGCATAGTATTGGCTTTTCCCTATTCTAGTATTCTACCTCATTCCCCTGAATCCCTGCTAGTTAGCATATCATGTTTTAATTGGTAATAGTTTTAGTATTTTCCATATCGAAATGTGACTTCAACTGTCTCTTTTGATAGAATGACATAGATATCAGGAAGTTAAGCCGAAGGGAGCTGTACAGAATGAGACTATCTGGTAAAAAAGTGATTGCGCTGGTGGACGATGAATTTGAAGATCTTGAGCTGTGGTATCCCGTATACCGCGTCCGCGAGGAAGGGGCCGAGGTTCATTTGGCCGGCCTTGAGAAGGGGAAGACGTATGTCGGCAAATACGGCGTTCCGGCCACTGCTGAATACAGCTGGGACGAGCTGAAGGCAGCCGACTATGACGGCATCCTTGTTCCCGGAGGCTGGGCTCCCGACAAAATCCGCCGGTACAGCGCAGTGCTGAAGCTGGTGCAGGATTTCAATACTGCGAAGAAGCCGATTGGCCAGATCTGCCATGCCGGCTGGGTCTTAATCTCCGCCAAAATTCTTGAAGGTGTAACAGTCACCTCCACACCGGGTATCCGTGATGATATGGAGAACGCCGGGGCTATCTGGAAGGATGAGCCTGTCGTTGTGGACGGCCACATCATCTCCGCACGCCGCCCGCCGGACCTGCCGCCATACGGCAAAGCGTTCTGCGATGCGCTGGCCGGTGAATAACAGGCAGCATGATATCTGATATAAACACAAGCCCTGCCCTGTCGTCTGACAGGATTCAGGGCTTTTTGCCGCTTTTAAAGGGGATTAGCGGATAGGAACGGACAGCTTCTCTTTGATCAGGGCAGGATACGCCTCAATGGTGAACGTCAGCGGCTGCGGATATTTATTACTTCCCAGACCTTTGTAATACATGTGAGGGATTGACTTCGCATTCTCCGGCTCCGTGCGCTGCGGAATATCGATATCAAACTTTTCTGCTGAATGAACTGTACCTGCTCCATCGGTAAATGTTTGCCCCAGCCTAAAGTCATTGTAGATACTGTTGTTCTTTGCCTGAGAATCATATTCCAGCACCATCGTGGAGCCCTTCTCCGTGTTATGAATGGACATTTGCAAATTCTGATCCGGAGCCTTGATAATTTGTTGCTTATCCGTATCAATTACTAATTGGGTTGCCTTCTTATCCAGCGCCAGAATTCCATTGATTTGCAGCTGGAGTGATTGTGCCAGGCGGCTGTCGTTCGCAAATATCAGTGTGCCCCCACTGTCTGTAAAGTCGGCGGCGCGTAAATCCAGATACGTATAGTCACCGCTGCCACCTGCTAAGAAACCCGGTTTGTATATGGAGAAGATCTGTTTGGAGTTCAGCGGGCCGCAGGTATAGTCCAGATAAATGCCGGAGGCGGCCAGATAGACCTCATTGATTTTAATTTTCTGACCTTCTATTTCCAGTGTTTTGTCTACATGTACGGTTTCTCCTGCCTTGGCGAGCTGCTCCCGGTCCAGCGGAAGAGCTACAGACAATTTAGAGAGAGGGCTATCTGCTGAAACTGGAGTGAACTGCTTGTACTTCCCAAGCTCCAGCTCAAACGTAATTTGATCAGGAAGAGCTCCCGCACCACTCTCCCACTGCCTTACTTCATAACCGTAGGTTATACGATTTGGGGAAATTGAGTTCCCCGGCCCCCTGCTTGTATTCAAAGGGTTTGCAGCAGCTCCAGTAAGCTGCATAAGTTCAACTCCGGCATTCTCGCCAGTCTTATTCTGCAATGAGTATAAAATGATAATCCCCTTCTGATCCGCAGCAATTCCATCTACAGTCAGGACAAATCCGTTCTGCTCCGCGGTAACACCAGTGATGCGCTGTACAAGGCCAGCCTCGATTGCCGAAGATACTGTGGAATGTCTTACTGCCAGATTATACTTTTCAAACACCCCATTGCTTGGAAGTAATACTGCCTGATCCGGAGCAGCTCCCTGTGTCTTCAACACCCCGCCTGCCCGGGGAAAAGAGAACAACAGTACTAGTCCAAGTACTGCCGCCGCTGCGGCCAGAGCATAACGCTTCCTAAGTGACATAGAGCTTCTTCTGGAACGCGTTATTCCTCTGCGGATTGCCGTATTCAGCCTCATTTCCGGGACCTCCTCGGCTTCCGCCGACAGACTGTGGTAGTACTCCTTCAGCAGCTCTTCTTCTGTCTTGACCATGCTATAGTCCCCCTTTGATTTTCATCTTGTCGCGCAATTGCTTAAGCCCCTTATTCAGCCAGGTCTTGACCGTTCCTTCCGGCTTGCCCAGCACCTCGGCAATTTCCGTCAGTGTCATATCCCGGTAGTACTTCAGGACAAGCACCTGACGGTACTTCGGCTTCACTGCTTCCAGAGCCCGCTCCATATCCAGCTTACGGTCACTGGTCATCTCCTGCAGTCCAGCGCTTGCCTGTTCCGGCACAGGAGCGGCCAGCCGCTTCCTGCGTTTCAGTTCATCCTTGCAGCAGTTGATCAGAATCCGGGTCAGCCAGGGTGCGAACCGGTCCTCATCCTTCAGACTCCCGCGCTTGACCCAGGCCCGGTATGTAGTTTCCTGAACCATTTCAAGTGCCTCCGCCTCGCTGCGCAAGTAACTGTACGCAATGCTGTAGAGTATTTTCTTCTGTTCCAGTACCCGGCTGATGAACAGCTGCTCCTGTTCATTCAAGCGGCGCACCTGCTCGCCTTCCCACGTATGTTCCATCGAGGCTTAGTATCCCCCTTCTTTTTTTGACTTCTGTATATACTGACTGTCCAGCAGTCCAAACGGTTTTGCTTTTTGGGCGAATGATGCTGTTGCACATGAATTCAGCTGCAATACAGCCATGGATGATTCGCACCCCTTTACAGCAAAAAGCCCGGTGTGTATGGCCCCTTGACCTTCACCGGACTTTATATCGATGTTCCTGTTCACCTTGTCTTTGTTCCGCCGATAACATTCGGCCGCTAGAAGGCTATGACGTCTTCTCTTTGGAGTCTCCGCCGGCACCCAGCGGAAATCCGCTCCGACCTACAAAAGCAGTAAGCTGCTCCTCTGTCTCCGAGCTGGTGCGGTTGCGGAAGCAGACCTTCGCAATCTCCCTGGCTTCAGAAGCCAGGGTGTTGAGCGTACGGTGCTTCACCTTCAGCAAGGCTTGCGGCGACATGCTCAGCACACTGATCCCCAGCTCCAGCCAGAGCGGCAGTGAGCGCTCGTCTGCGGCCATCTCGCCGCAGACACTGACATCAATGCCTGCGCTGCGTGCCGCATCCACCGTCATGCGGATCATGCGCAGCACTCCCGGATGGTACGGATGATACATATGGGCGATCTGCTCATTCATCCGGTCCACAGCCAGTACATACTGCACCAGATCATTCGTGCCGATACTGAAGAAGTCCACTTCCTCTGCCAGCAGGTCGGCAATCATCACTGCGGCCGGAACCTCAATCATTATACCTACTTTCATGTCGCGGTTATACGGTACTCCCCGGCTGTCCAGCTCGCTTTTCACCTCGTTCAGCACCGCTTTGGCCGCCTGCAGCTCTTCGACCGAAGAGATCATCGGGAACATCATCCGCACATTGCCGTAATGACTGGCCCGCAGAATGGCTGTAATCTGGGTTTTGAACATATCCTTGCGGTCCAGGCTGATCCGGATGGCCCGGTAGCCAAGAAACGGGTTCTGCTCCTCCGGCAGCTGGAAGTAATCCAGATGCTTGTCTCCCCCGATATCAAGCGTACGGATGACCACGGTCTCCTTGCCGACTTTTTCCGCGACCAGCTTATAGACTTCGAACTGCTCCTCCTCTGTCGGAAAAGAGCTGCGGTCCATGTACAGAAACTCTGTACGGAACAGCCCCACTCCCTCGGCCCCGTATTTCAGCGCCATATTCAGCTCCTTCACGGAACTGATATTGCCAGCCAGCCGCAGAGACACCCCGTCCTTCGTCACCGCTTCCACGGTTGCCAGCAGCTCCAATTGCTCCCGCT
The window above is part of the Paenibacillus sp. FSL H8-0048 genome. Proteins encoded here:
- a CDS encoding sigma-70 family RNA polymerase sigma factor, producing MEHTWEGEQVRRLNEQEQLFISRVLEQKKILYSIAYSYLRSEAEALEMVQETTYRAWVKRGSLKDEDRFAPWLTRILINCCKDELKRRKRLAAPVPEQASAGLQEMTSDRKLDMERALEAVKPKYRQVLVLKYYRDMTLTEIAEVLGKPEGTVKTWLNKGLKQLRDKMKIKGGL
- a CDS encoding 5'-methylthioadenosine/adenosylhomocysteine nucleosidase, translated to MSGVLGLIGAMDEEIKLLLEKMENRQTTVKAGITFYAGTVFGKAAVVCKSGVGKVNAAVTTQILLDSFDVEQVLFTGVAGALHPELNIGDIVISSSCIQHDMDVTALGYARGVIPYQEISVFQADPLLVKLAEEACQELGQKSVTGIVLSGDQFIASRASVAKLREQLGGACAEMEGAAVAQVCYMNGVPFVIVRSMSDKADGSAHMNYSEFTVTASQHSHAILEHMLKVM
- the ccpA gene encoding catabolite control protein A, with protein sequence MTVTIYDVAREAGVSMATVSRVVNNNPNVKPQTRKKVFEAIERLGYRPNAVARGLASKKTTTVGVVIPDISNSIFAEIARGIEDIANMYHYNIILCNADKRKEKEIRVINTLLEKQVDGLLFMGGTVTEEHIQAFQTSAVPIVLCATRDEKGTYPSVDIDHETAAFDAVNTLIRHGHREIAMISGTLQDPANGYARFHGYKKALEAAGIEYQEDLVRIGNYRYESGVEAMKYFLGLKKKPTAIFAATDEMAIGAIHSIQDEGLKVPDDFSIISVDNIRMASMVRPLLTTVAQPMYDLGAVAMRLLTKLMKKETVENPRVILPHETILRLSVNHVNK
- a CDS encoding DUF4179 domain-containing protein encodes the protein MVKTEEELLKEYYHSLSAEAEEVPEMRLNTAIRRGITRSRRSSMSLRKRYALAAAAAVLGLVLLFSFPRAGGVLKTQGAAPDQAVLLPSNGVFEKYNLAVRHSTVSSAIEAGLVQRITGVTAEQNGFVLTVDGIAADQKGIIILYSLQNKTGENAGVELMQLTGAAANPLNTSRGPGNSISPNRITYGYEVRQWESGAGALPDQITFELELGKYKQFTPVSADSPLSKLSVALPLDREQLAKAGETVHVDKTLEIEGQKIKINEVYLAASGIYLDYTCGPLNSKQIFSIYKPGFLAGGSGDYTYLDLRAADFTDSGGTLIFANDSRLAQSLQLQINGILALDKKATQLVIDTDKQQIIKAPDQNLQMSIHNTEKGSTMVLEYDSQAKNNSIYNDFRLGQTFTDGAGTVHSAEKFDIDIPQRTEPENAKSIPHMYYKGLGSNKYPQPLTFTIEAYPALIKEKLSVPIR
- a CDS encoding type 1 glutamine amidotransferase domain-containing protein; translated protein: MRLSGKKVIALVDDEFEDLELWYPVYRVREEGAEVHLAGLEKGKTYVGKYGVPATAEYSWDELKAADYDGILVPGGWAPDKIRRYSAVLKLVQDFNTAKKPIGQICHAGWVLISAKILEGVTVTSTPGIRDDMENAGAIWKDEPVVVDGHIISARRPPDLPPYGKAFCDALAGE